A stretch of DNA from Gimesia chilikensis:
AACTGGAAATCGATTCGATATTGTGGTGAGGCTGTAATGGGGGAGCATCTTACGACACATGACCTGCTGGCACGTGTCGAAGAGTTAATTGGCGGTGAACTGGCACAGGCAGAGCAGGTCTTTTTGAGCGAAGTCAGCTCGAAGCACCCTTACGTGCACGACGTTTTGCAGCATATCACCCGTTTTCAGGGAAAACGGCTCCGTCCGATTCTGCTGCTGCTCTCTGCTGCCGCGACGGGTGGTATTAAAGAGAGCCACTATGTGCTGGCCTCCGTGGTCGAGATGATTCATCTGGCGACGCTGGTGCACGACGATGTTCTGGACGACGCCCTGATCCGCAGACATGTCGCAACCGTCAATTCCCGCTGGAATAACGAAACCAGCGTACTGGTCGGCGATTTCCTCTTTACCCATGCGTTCCATCTGAGTGCCAGCTTGGGCGATGCCCGCGCCTGTCGACTGATTGGTCGGGCGACCAATCTGGTCTGCGAAGGCGAACTGGCCCAGATCTACGAACGGGGTAACGTGGCCTTGTCGGAAGAACAGTATCTGCAGATCATCAACGGGAAAACCGCGGAACTCTGTGCCATCAGTACTGAGCTCGGAGCCCTGTATGCGGGAGCCGATGAGACCGTGGTGACTGCCCTGGAAGATTATGGTCGCGCCTTGGGAGTCGCCTTCCAGATTACCGATGACCTGCTGGATCTGCTCGGAGACGAAGAGCAGAT
This window harbors:
- a CDS encoding polyprenyl synthetase family protein, coding for MGEHLTTHDLLARVEELIGGELAQAEQVFLSEVSSKHPYVHDVLQHITRFQGKRLRPILLLLSAAATGGIKESHYVLASVVEMIHLATLVHDDVLDDALIRRHVATVNSRWNNETSVLVGDFLFTHAFHLSASLGDARACRLIGRATNLVCEGELAQIYERGNVALSEEQYLQIINGKTAELCAISTELGALYAGADETVVTALEDYGRALGVAFQITDDLLDLLGDEEQMGKSLGSDLQKEKLTLPLIRLLDQSSPADQATIQEILSQPDPQTKARLAQFIKNSDAIEYAANRARDFARQARESLKVCAASPTRQILEELTEFAIQRSI